The following are from one region of the Pirellulaceae bacterium genome:
- a CDS encoding endonuclease/exonuclease/phosphatase family protein, translating to MTDWSSVPVLYSSPPGTGQPGQIDFGQLQVTNDSQYLFLRIELGQEIILQETNSLQLLIDSDMNQSTGTFFNGLGAELIWSFGNRSGTARLNNQTTTVYRSDIGLHTGPTVSSSVFEIAIDRYTQVNGLPLFIGPTMRIAFRNGTSGDRIPLTGQTVSYTIQPGIVPIDPLPLDRLDASDLRIMTWNVLQDSPWDATQNPRFARIVAATKPDIISFQEIYSNSASQTAAKVASWYIPSSPPNVWNAAEAFDCKTLSLYPIVGSWNLSGNHAALIDTTAKLGKQLLLINAHLPCCSNDSQRQAEIDHILSFIRSAKASGGVVTLPSETPIIITGDMNLVTHASQLETLLTGQIVDQATYGPAFATDWDGGPLVNIMSRHTDQRMGYTWISPTSRYAPGMLDYHIYSSSVLQAAHHFIVNTQAMSTARLNQYGLQWNDSWASDHLAFVADYRLPAPPPGTIAGHYIYHWGWSGQSPNGQWDAIDTQKTLAKQTSNPQTLGLDNVISTASGVSGVVFDLAGAWEPSNLSVNDFVFQMSPQGIFDTEVNPPSEWTSAPAPIAVNVYQGEPTRVLIRWTAAAIQRRWLRVTVLANERTGLAEPEIYYIAQLCGEMTGPELGVYTVSFADINDIRSNIGQTVDASSSTDIDKNGTISFADITAMRSNISTQLSNITVP from the coding sequence ATGACTGACTGGAGCAGTGTCCCCGTGCTCTACAGCTCGCCGCCCGGTACTGGTCAGCCTGGACAAATCGACTTTGGACAATTGCAAGTCACCAACGACTCCCAGTATCTGTTTCTGCGAATTGAACTGGGCCAGGAAATCATACTTCAGGAAACCAACTCGCTGCAACTGTTGATCGACAGCGACATGAACCAGTCCACGGGCACGTTCTTTAATGGACTGGGAGCCGAGCTGATATGGAGCTTTGGCAACCGTAGCGGTACAGCGCGGCTCAATAATCAAACGACCACCGTCTATCGATCCGATATCGGCCTGCACACGGGCCCCACCGTTAGCAGTTCGGTATTCGAGATAGCCATCGACCGCTACACTCAGGTCAATGGACTACCGTTGTTCATTGGCCCGACCATGCGCATCGCTTTTCGTAATGGAACTTCGGGGGACCGAATACCGCTGACCGGTCAGACAGTGTCCTATACGATTCAACCCGGTATTGTGCCTATTGACCCGCTGCCGCTGGACCGGTTGGATGCATCCGATCTGCGAATTATGACCTGGAACGTACTGCAGGACAGTCCTTGGGATGCCACGCAGAACCCACGCTTCGCGCGGATTGTGGCGGCGACTAAGCCAGACATCATTTCCTTTCAAGAAATCTACAGCAATTCTGCTTCGCAGACGGCAGCCAAGGTTGCGAGCTGGTATATCCCCAGTTCTCCGCCTAATGTGTGGAATGCGGCAGAGGCGTTTGATTGCAAGACGCTAAGTCTGTACCCCATCGTGGGCTCGTGGAACCTGTCTGGCAATCATGCTGCGCTGATTGATACAACCGCCAAACTTGGCAAGCAACTGCTGTTGATCAATGCACACTTGCCATGCTGCAGCAACGACAGCCAGCGTCAAGCGGAAATCGATCACATTCTGTCGTTCATTCGCTCTGCCAAAGCGTCTGGCGGCGTGGTGACTCTACCTAGCGAAACACCAATTATCATCACCGGTGACATGAATCTCGTCACGCATGCCAGCCAACTCGAAACACTGCTCACCGGTCAAATCGTCGATCAAGCGACTTATGGACCAGCATTTGCGACGGATTGGGATGGTGGCCCATTGGTGAATATCATGTCGCGGCATACCGACCAGAGAATGGGGTACACGTGGATCAGTCCTACGTCTCGCTACGCGCCTGGCATGTTGGACTACCACATTTATAGTAGCTCGGTGCTTCAAGCGGCACATCACTTCATCGTCAACACCCAGGCCATGAGTACTGCGCGATTGAATCAGTATGGGTTGCAATGGAACGACTCCTGGGCCTCAGATCATTTGGCCTTTGTAGCGGACTATCGCCTGCCCGCTCCGCCGCCGGGAACGATTGCGGGGCACTATATCTACCACTGGGGCTGGTCCGGCCAGTCCCCCAACGGACAGTGGGACGCTATCGACACCCAGAAGACTCTGGCCAAACAGACCTCCAACCCTCAGACGCTGGGGCTAGACAACGTGATCAGCACCGCCTCGGGTGTCAGCGGCGTGGTGTTTGACCTTGCCGGAGCCTGGGAACCATCAAACCTGAGCGTGAATGACTTTGTGTTTCAAATGAGCCCTCAAGGAATCTTTGACACGGAAGTCAATCCACCATCTGAATGGACCAGCGCTCCAGCACCCATTGCGGTAAACGTCTATCAAGGCGAACCGACGCGCGTGTTGATACGCTGGACAGCCGCCGCCATCCAGCGTCGATGGCTACGAGTCACCGTGTTAGCCAACGAGCGAACGGGGCTGGCTGAACCGGAGATTTACTATATTGCCCAGTTGTGCGGTGAAATGACAGGACCCGAACTAGGCGTTTACACAGTATCTTTTGCAGACATCAATGACATCCGCAGTAACATTGGGCAAACAGTGGATGCGTCCAGCTCAACAGACATCGACAAGAACGGCACCATCTCGTTTGCTGACATCACCGCCATGCGCTCTAATATTTCGACACAACTATCAAATATTACCGTCCCTTAG
- a CDS encoding ROK family protein, with amino-acid sequence MYWLGFDLGGTKMQCALFDDKLKKVAERKRRTRQELGVDGGVERICDTISKTLAEVGAASTQLSGIGIGCPGPVEWDTGVVREAVNLGWKNVKIGPLLSKRFGCPVEVINDVDAGVYGEYTAGAGAGSRTTVGIFPGTGIGGGCVYDGQILRGKHLSCMEIGHIKLSDSHWPSGSNMNGTLESEASRLAIASELAKLAYRGQAPNLFKQSGTDLSSIRSKTIYEAIAAGDKEVERVLSAACEIIGYSIANVVLLICPDCVVLGGGLIESMPDRFLRQISSVAKSSVFECYRDQFDIRVAKLGDDAGVVGCASWVAKMTNNKANRKT; translated from the coding sequence ATGTACTGGTTAGGCTTTGACCTGGGCGGTACCAAAATGCAGTGCGCTCTGTTCGATGACAAACTGAAAAAAGTAGCCGAGCGCAAGCGAAGAACTCGACAAGAGCTGGGTGTTGATGGAGGCGTAGAACGCATTTGTGACACGATCAGCAAGACTCTGGCAGAAGTTGGGGCGGCGTCGACTCAGTTGTCTGGAATCGGAATTGGTTGCCCGGGGCCGGTCGAGTGGGATACAGGCGTCGTGCGCGAGGCGGTCAATTTAGGTTGGAAGAACGTCAAGATTGGACCGTTGCTCAGTAAACGATTTGGCTGCCCTGTCGAAGTCATCAACGATGTCGATGCTGGAGTCTACGGAGAATACACTGCGGGTGCGGGAGCTGGATCGCGGACAACGGTTGGCATATTTCCCGGGACCGGTATCGGCGGTGGCTGTGTTTACGATGGGCAGATTTTGCGAGGGAAACATCTGAGTTGTATGGAGATTGGGCATATCAAGTTGTCGGACTCACATTGGCCATCAGGCAGCAACATGAATGGAACCTTGGAGTCAGAAGCCAGCCGTTTGGCAATCGCCAGCGAACTGGCAAAATTGGCTTATCGCGGTCAAGCCCCCAATCTGTTTAAGCAAAGTGGTACCGATTTAAGTTCAATTCGCAGCAAGACGATCTATGAGGCCATCGCCGCTGGAGACAAAGAGGTTGAGCGCGTGCTCAGTGCCGCATGTGAAATCATCGGTTACAGTATCGCCAACGTCGTGCTGCTGATTTGTCCCGATTGCGTGGTGTTGGGAGGTGGGTTGATTGAATCGATGCCGGATCGGTTCTTGAGACAAATATCCAGCGTGGCCAAGTCCAGCGTGTTCGAGTGTTATCGAGATCAATTTGACATTCGCGTTGCTAAACTAGGGGACGATGCAGGCGTGGTCGGCTGTGCGTCTTGGGTTGCGAAGATGACCAACAACAAAGCCAACAGGAAAACGTAG
- a CDS encoding PEP-CTERM sorting domain-containing protein: MNLREAKAKFRCMAMGLLTLVGAVCTCSSSLAAGLDDVETYFIGRDKMAVFTSGAYNGLPNPNFNRLTLLLGHGSHYHAKSSYVYTGAQPNQQVRAWPNGFFLPEDRPAFDLVAGTGAFAGKNRSGFGAPGEEQWDFRIRAVDHLSSFNPGDPELVLFNSSSGRWNTPISGNNIWLHLHSISPELKVADQLGNILLQNAGDSVALGSASLMDFTPVMFVDQAAPMGTYFARFILSEFETLGGATDSGQFEFRFNQVPEPASSGLVLIGMLAASGLRRRRQR, encoded by the coding sequence ATGAATTTGAGAGAAGCAAAGGCAAAATTCCGTTGCATGGCTATGGGGCTACTGACCCTGGTTGGCGCAGTCTGCACATGCAGCAGTTCGCTGGCTGCCGGGCTGGATGATGTGGAAACCTACTTCATCGGACGTGATAAGATGGCTGTTTTTACATCCGGCGCTTACAACGGACTGCCCAATCCAAACTTCAACAGGCTGACCTTATTGCTGGGCCATGGCAGCCACTATCATGCAAAAAGTAGCTACGTTTACACTGGAGCACAACCAAATCAACAGGTTCGAGCATGGCCCAATGGGTTCTTTCTACCAGAGGACCGTCCGGCCTTCGATCTGGTAGCTGGGACAGGTGCCTTTGCTGGCAAGAACCGAAGTGGATTTGGAGCCCCAGGCGAGGAGCAATGGGATTTCCGTATCCGTGCCGTGGACCATCTATCGAGTTTTAATCCGGGGGACCCGGAACTTGTTCTGTTCAACAGCTCGAGTGGACGCTGGAACACCCCAATCAGCGGCAATAACATTTGGCTGCACTTGCATAGTATTTCGCCTGAGCTGAAGGTCGCCGATCAATTGGGGAATATTCTGCTTCAGAATGCAGGTGACAGTGTGGCGCTGGGTTCAGCCTCACTTATGGACTTTACGCCAGTTATGTTTGTCGATCAGGCGGCACCTATGGGAACGTATTTTGCTCGGTTCATATTGAGCGAGTTCGAAACTCTGGGTGGAGCCACCGACTCGGGCCAGTTCGAGTTTCGGTTTAACCAGGTCCCTGAGCCTGCCTCCAGCGGCCTTGTGCTGATCGGTATGCTTGCCGCCAGCGGTCTGCGCCGCCGACGTCAACGCTAA
- a CDS encoding acetylxylan esterase produces MHRISHRSQYGSRVMVKGCLLGLLLTLLPGWAAAVERVSLRNLDSHCPFVPPQSLSQWQTRAADLNLQLRVALGLLPAPELDSVRPQIYGRRDLDGYSVEKCVFESLPGLYVTGSLFRPATVAAGSKVPGILCPHGHWANGRFYEASDVPQQLASGAERFESAAINPIQARCVQLARMGCVVYLYDMLGYADSRQISFARAHGFAKQSPEHEVTDDGWLLFSPSAELHTQSIMGLQTLATQRAVDMLLSLPEVDAARIGITGASGGGTQSFIAAAIDPRIAVVFPAVMVSTGMQGGCTCENCSLLRTGTGNVEMAALIAPRPMGLTAADDWTRTMAVDGYPQLQQVYELFGHKDKVGLFPALHFGHNYNHVSRVAMYGWMSDHLRLGLAKPILETDFRRLTQEELTVWDDQHPPPAGGEDFERRLLKFWADLIEAQLNGMLVGDRQQNQQLAQTLRDGWRVVLGLTTGHALISSAVQLNPALAETTDEIVIQVGEQRWSYLPESKQQELVNYKRLAAGYTYGYNHCQFTQQSQGLARSLLELAAQHPGQTVHISGHGTSAALAAAATFCALELAKEPSASTPPQLSLNLSGGDFRFAQVTNIRDAVFVPGAARYGDFPGLVACLPQAPQWSDQTDTTAFARLAKLRSQ; encoded by the coding sequence GTGCACAGGATATCGCATCGTTCGCAGTACGGATCGAGAGTCATGGTCAAGGGCTGCCTGCTGGGGCTATTGCTAACTCTGCTGCCCGGCTGGGCAGCGGCAGTGGAGCGAGTTTCGCTGCGCAACTTGGATTCGCACTGTCCGTTTGTGCCCCCGCAGTCATTGTCGCAATGGCAAACCCGGGCGGCAGACCTGAACCTGCAACTGCGGGTCGCCTTAGGATTGCTGCCTGCCCCAGAATTGGACTCGGTCAGGCCACAGATTTATGGCCGTCGCGACCTGGATGGCTACAGCGTTGAAAAATGCGTGTTCGAATCGCTGCCGGGACTGTACGTTACCGGATCGTTGTTTCGACCCGCAACCGTGGCGGCCGGCAGTAAGGTACCGGGAATCCTCTGTCCACACGGCCATTGGGCCAACGGCAGATTTTACGAGGCCAGCGATGTACCGCAACAATTGGCTTCGGGAGCTGAGCGGTTCGAGTCAGCAGCCATCAATCCTATTCAGGCTCGCTGCGTGCAATTGGCTCGCATGGGCTGCGTCGTCTACTTGTACGATATGCTGGGCTATGCCGACAGCCGTCAAATCAGTTTCGCGCGGGCACACGGGTTCGCCAAGCAGTCACCGGAGCACGAAGTGACTGACGACGGCTGGCTGCTGTTCAGTCCCTCAGCCGAATTGCATACTCAGTCGATCATGGGCTTGCAGACACTGGCCACACAGCGCGCAGTCGACATGCTGTTGTCGCTGCCTGAAGTGGATGCAGCCCGAATCGGCATTACCGGTGCCAGTGGTGGCGGAACACAATCGTTTATCGCAGCCGCCATCGACCCGCGAATTGCCGTTGTCTTTCCGGCGGTGATGGTCAGTACCGGCATGCAAGGTGGCTGTACCTGCGAAAACTGCAGCTTATTGCGTACAGGCACAGGCAACGTCGAGATGGCAGCACTGATCGCCCCCAGACCGATGGGGCTGACCGCCGCTGATGACTGGACACGAACGATGGCCGTCGATGGCTATCCGCAGTTGCAACAGGTCTACGAGTTGTTTGGTCATAAAGACAAGGTTGGTTTGTTTCCAGCTTTGCACTTTGGACACAATTACAATCATGTCAGTCGCGTGGCCATGTATGGCTGGATGAGCGATCATCTACGGCTGGGATTGGCCAAGCCCATATTGGAGACTGATTTTCGGCGGCTAACTCAAGAGGAATTGACCGTCTGGGACGATCAGCACCCACCGCCTGCGGGTGGTGAGGATTTCGAACGACGACTACTGAAGTTTTGGGCCGATTTGATCGAAGCTCAACTGAACGGCATGTTAGTCGGTGATCGCCAGCAGAATCAGCAATTGGCTCAGACATTGCGAGATGGCTGGCGAGTTGTATTAGGCTTGACCACTGGCCACGCGCTGATCTCATCCGCTGTTCAACTAAATCCCGCCTTGGCTGAAACCACAGATGAAATCGTAATTCAAGTTGGCGAGCAGCGGTGGAGTTACCTGCCCGAGTCCAAGCAGCAAGAGTTGGTCAACTACAAGCGGTTGGCTGCTGGATATACCTACGGCTACAACCATTGCCAATTCACTCAGCAGTCACAAGGATTGGCTCGCAGTCTGTTGGAACTCGCTGCCCAGCATCCCGGCCAAACGGTGCACATCAGCGGCCACGGCACCAGCGCTGCGCTGGCCGCTGCTGCCACGTTTTGTGCCCTCGAACTGGCTAAAGAGCCAAGTGCCAGCACTCCACCGCAATTGAGTCTCAACTTAAGCGGTGGCGACTTTCGTTTTGCTCAGGTCACAAACATTCGCGATGCGGTCTTTGTTCCGGGAGCGGCGCGTTACGGCGATTTTCCTGGCTTGGTCGCCTGTTTGCCACAGGCTCCCCAGTGGTCCGATCAAACCGACACCACCGCTTTTGCACGTTTGGCGAAACTACGCAGCCAGTAG
- a CDS encoding DUF4339 domain-containing protein has product MQWYVRCSDLEQGPLNSKALKMMVADGLVTSDWEIRAAESQRWQPIKNVKGLVFAAKALPELSDSEQLVDLRRCPYCDELIRSAASKCKHCGEKLESMNSQNEPTTPPPLPPSAMPLQLATLAEHTTSEETRIRNERTTIVILTPIFFVVFIVLSVIFLETIQGAIENGLGKGGPVKTHPFTYPFSFFVASALCAFIVRATWLGKLRFPQAKNQTFPAAVQPKHVSESSKTACKYCGNSIAPNAQKCGHCGEWIVQTSHSDSLAAVLGVLFGPVGLWYKGHWAAGFAWIMFMLIVYLSIGDFVLLLSPLFWIGMGVHAALVPGTRPARN; this is encoded by the coding sequence ATGCAGTGGTATGTTCGATGCAGCGACTTGGAACAAGGGCCGCTTAACTCAAAAGCTCTGAAAATGATGGTTGCAGACGGGCTTGTGACTTCCGACTGGGAGATACGCGCGGCCGAGAGTCAACGTTGGCAGCCAATCAAGAATGTGAAGGGCCTTGTCTTTGCTGCGAAAGCCCTGCCAGAATTGTCCGACTCAGAACAACTAGTGGATTTAAGGCGATGTCCATACTGTGATGAACTGATTCGATCAGCCGCGTCTAAATGCAAACACTGCGGAGAGAAGTTGGAATCTATGAATAGTCAAAATGAACCAACTACCCCACCTCCATTACCGCCTTCGGCTATGCCACTTCAGCTTGCGACTCTAGCGGAGCATACAACAAGCGAAGAGACGCGGATTCGAAATGAACGAACTACAATTGTTATTTTGACACCGATCTTTTTTGTAGTGTTCATTGTGCTTAGCGTCATTTTTCTTGAGACCATTCAGGGAGCGATTGAGAATGGCTTAGGAAAGGGTGGGCCTGTAAAAACTCATCCATTTACGTATCCGTTCTCATTCTTTGTTGCAAGCGCATTATGTGCATTCATAGTTAGAGCGACTTGGCTCGGCAAATTGCGGTTCCCTCAAGCTAAAAACCAAACGTTTCCAGCAGCGGTTCAGCCGAAGCACGTAAGTGAATCGAGTAAAACGGCTTGCAAATATTGCGGTAATTCAATTGCCCCCAATGCTCAAAAGTGCGGGCATTGTGGGGAATGGATTGTTCAGACTAGCCACTCAGATTCGCTGGCGGCAGTTCTTGGGGTGTTGTTTGGTCCAGTTGGGCTTTGGTACAAAGGGCATTGGGCCGCCGGATTCGCGTGGATAATGTTTATGCTGATCGTGTATTTGAGCATTGGCGATTTCGTTTTGCTGTTATCTCCCTTGTTCTGGATCGGCATGGGCGTTCATGCAGCGCTGGTTCCCGGCACACGGCCAGCGCGTAATTAA
- a CDS encoding class I SAM-dependent rRNA methyltransferase, producing MQLFLNPKSSRSFDGFHPWVLQHSLAEPTTPPEPGQIVELLTHGQGWIGRGVYNPASRIRVRLYEWQRDRALDETWLQSELDRAAQLRQAWMSRHGTLDAVRWVNSEGDGLSGLVVDQFGEFVVVQLTALAMFHWQPAVIDWLVERLKPQGILVRIDAATARAEGLQPQEEWVQGRPPDGPIKLREGPVHLSIELGIGQKTGYYLDQRANRMRAAQWMGSGPVLDVCCYLGGFSLAAHAQAKPASITAVDSSMRALQQAEHHAQLNGAEIDFVQADCFDYTSALVDEGRRFETVILDPPRMASQRGQIQAALRAYHRLNLSAVNLLQPGGMLVTCSCSGRISRADLMGVLASVARRTRRRIQVVESLGADFDHPIAAHCPESEYLKCLICRVE from the coding sequence ATGCAACTATTTTTGAACCCCAAATCTTCGCGGAGCTTTGATGGATTCCATCCGTGGGTGCTGCAACATTCACTCGCGGAGCCGACGACTCCCCCTGAGCCTGGCCAGATCGTTGAACTACTAACGCACGGGCAAGGTTGGATTGGACGCGGCGTCTATAACCCGGCAAGCCGCATTCGCGTGCGATTGTACGAATGGCAGCGTGATAGAGCACTGGACGAAACGTGGTTACAGTCAGAGCTGGATCGCGCAGCGCAGCTGCGCCAGGCATGGATGTCGCGACATGGAACATTGGATGCCGTGCGATGGGTTAACAGTGAAGGCGATGGTTTGAGTGGTTTGGTGGTAGATCAATTCGGTGAATTTGTCGTGGTGCAACTCACAGCTTTGGCGATGTTCCACTGGCAGCCTGCAGTGATTGACTGGCTAGTCGAGCGGCTGAAGCCGCAAGGCATCCTGGTGCGCATCGACGCAGCCACAGCGCGGGCAGAAGGGTTGCAACCACAAGAAGAATGGGTGCAGGGTCGTCCGCCAGATGGGCCGATCAAGCTGCGTGAGGGCCCCGTTCACTTGAGTATCGAACTGGGAATTGGTCAAAAGACCGGTTACTATCTGGATCAGCGCGCTAATCGCATGCGTGCAGCCCAGTGGATGGGGAGCGGACCGGTGCTGGATGTGTGCTGCTATCTTGGCGGATTTTCGCTGGCAGCTCATGCTCAAGCCAAGCCAGCCAGCATCACGGCGGTCGACTCAAGCATGAGAGCATTGCAACAAGCCGAACACCACGCTCAGTTGAACGGTGCCGAAATTGACTTTGTCCAGGCCGATTGCTTTGACTACACCAGCGCTTTGGTTGATGAAGGCCGGCGGTTTGAGACAGTGATTCTGGACCCACCGCGCATGGCCAGCCAGCGTGGGCAGATTCAGGCGGCACTACGCGCGTATCACCGGCTGAATTTAAGCGCGGTCAATCTGCTGCAGCCTGGCGGCATGTTGGTTACCTGTAGTTGCTCGGGGCGCATTAGTCGCGCGGACTTGATGGGGGTCTTGGCATCGGTTGCCAGGCGGACTCGACGGCGGATTCAGGTCGTGGAAAGCCTGGGAGCCGATTTTGATCATCCCATCGCGGCGCACTGTCCAGAGAGTGAATATCTGAAGTGTCTGATCTGCCGCGTTGAATGA
- a CDS encoding helix-turn-helix domain-containing protein, with the protein MTSTARTIEKLITTSDLSRALGVSRETVRHLSIHDHLPHVLIGRRRRYRLESVRKWLLDRESAQADAK; encoded by the coding sequence ATGACCTCGACTGCAAGGACTATCGAAAAACTGATCACTACAAGCGACCTGTCTAGGGCTTTGGGCGTTTCACGAGAGACAGTCCGGCATTTGTCGATCCATGACCACCTGCCGCACGTTTTGATAGGTCGCCGACGACGATATCGGCTGGAGAGTGTCCGAAAGTGGTTGCTAGATAGAGAGTCCGCGCAAGCTGACGCAAAGTAA
- the ppk1 gene encoding polyphosphate kinase 1, whose amino-acid sequence MPLNPEQYINRELSWLEFNQRVLDQALHAAVPPLERLKFLAITASNLDEFFMVRVGGLQLQRKAGLASTDPSGMTVQQQLEAVSERIAQMLHAQYQIFVDDIEPTLAASGIVRVRMKTAGLRHADAAARIMDEEILPVLSPISVSRFDAFPLLNNHELYVCVQRARVTDQAGDASQPAGWDAHSDSLTDDAIDNEPYRYAIIPLGRVLPRLITMPSDSGFAYALLEDLVCHFAGLYFPNETILAAAPFRITRNADLSLQEDSAADLLHGMKGLLQQRRTADYVRLEVVEDAPPELVEFLRFSLHVHPYRVVKARDPMDLSALMQLASLDGFDHLRDDPWTPQRSPQVDPTHSMFSTLAEKDVVLFHPYQTFEPVVRLIEEAAEDPDVLAIKQTLYRTSRRSPIVAALRKAAERGKYVTVIVELKARFDEARNIAWAQELERAGVQVIYGVKHLKTHAKVCVIVRREPQGIVRYTHFGTGNYNEVTARIYSDVSLLTRNTELGADASSFFNAVTGYSQPQKFSAIEAAPLGLRHRLLSLIEAEIDRKEQGAPGRIVAKMNSLVDPALIEGLYRASQAGVEVRLNIRGICCLKPGVPGLSDNISVISIVDRFLEHSRLIYFCHGGEDLVFISSADWMPRNLDRRVELLVPIDDLDAKRACMSALDAYFQDNQNAWALQADGSYQRLQPGDAAPFRVQQHLHQLAAETLREAERMRRTIFEPHQPTAQQID is encoded by the coding sequence ATGCCGCTGAATCCTGAACAGTACATCAATCGTGAACTCAGTTGGTTGGAATTCAACCAACGTGTGCTTGATCAAGCGCTTCACGCCGCAGTTCCACCCTTGGAGCGTCTAAAATTCTTGGCGATTACCGCCAGCAATCTAGACGAATTTTTCATGGTGCGCGTGGGCGGATTGCAGTTGCAGCGCAAGGCAGGCTTAGCGTCGACAGATCCGTCGGGCATGACGGTGCAGCAACAACTGGAGGCTGTCAGTGAGCGTATCGCCCAGATGCTGCACGCACAGTATCAGATTTTTGTGGATGATATCGAGCCGACTTTGGCGGCTAGCGGTATCGTGCGCGTGCGTATGAAGACGGCTGGCTTGCGACATGCCGATGCCGCAGCGCGGATTATGGACGAGGAAATACTGCCCGTCTTGTCGCCAATTTCCGTCTCGAGATTTGATGCCTTTCCGCTGCTGAACAATCACGAGCTGTACGTATGTGTCCAGCGAGCCAGAGTGACGGATCAGGCGGGCGACGCATCTCAGCCGGCTGGCTGGGATGCGCACAGCGATTCGCTGACCGACGATGCGATTGACAACGAGCCCTATCGATATGCCATTATTCCTTTAGGGCGTGTGTTGCCGCGGCTGATTACCATGCCCTCAGATAGCGGCTTTGCCTACGCGCTGCTGGAAGACCTGGTTTGCCATTTTGCCGGACTGTACTTCCCCAACGAGACGATTCTGGCAGCTGCTCCGTTTCGCATTACGCGCAATGCCGATTTGAGTTTGCAAGAGGATAGCGCAGCAGACCTGTTGCACGGAATGAAAGGCCTGTTGCAGCAGCGCAGAACCGCCGACTATGTGCGGCTGGAGGTCGTCGAAGACGCTCCGCCGGAATTGGTGGAATTCCTGCGATTCTCGTTGCATGTACATCCTTATCGCGTCGTCAAGGCCCGCGATCCGATGGACCTCTCGGCACTCATGCAACTGGCCTCGCTGGATGGATTCGATCATTTGCGCGACGATCCCTGGACGCCGCAACGCAGTCCGCAAGTCGACCCTACACACTCGATGTTCAGTACGTTAGCTGAAAAGGATGTAGTGCTCTTTCATCCTTACCAAACATTTGAACCAGTCGTGCGGCTGATTGAGGAAGCTGCCGAAGACCCTGATGTGCTGGCTATCAAGCAGACGTTGTATCGTACTAGCCGTCGCAGTCCCATCGTGGCCGCGCTGCGCAAGGCTGCCGAGCGCGGCAAATATGTTACGGTGATCGTCGAACTAAAGGCGCGTTTTGACGAAGCCCGCAACATCGCCTGGGCTCAAGAGCTGGAACGGGCGGGAGTGCAAGTCATTTACGGCGTCAAGCATCTCAAGACACACGCCAAGGTGTGTGTCATTGTTCGCCGGGAGCCTCAAGGAATCGTGCGCTACACACACTTCGGGACCGGTAACTACAACGAAGTGACCGCGCGCATCTACAGCGACGTAAGCCTGCTGACTCGCAATACGGAACTAGGTGCGGATGCCAGTTCGTTTTTCAACGCCGTTACCGGTTACAGCCAACCGCAAAAATTCTCGGCCATCGAAGCTGCTCCGCTGGGATTGCGCCATCGACTCTTAAGTCTCATTGAAGCCGAAATCGACAGGAAAGAGCAGGGTGCGCCCGGGCGGATCGTGGCCAAAATGAACTCGCTGGTCGATCCCGCGCTGATTGAAGGTCTATATCGCGCGTCACAGGCCGGTGTTGAAGTCCGACTGAATATTCGCGGTATCTGCTGTCTCAAGCCCGGCGTGCCAGGCTTGAGCGATAACATCTCGGTAATTAGCATCGTGGATCGGTTCTTAGAGCACTCGCGACTGATCTATTTTTGTCACGGCGGAGAAGATTTGGTATTTATTAGCTCGGCAGATTGGATGCCGCGCAATTTAGATCGACGCGTGGAATTGTTAGTGCCCATTGATGACCTGGATGCCAAACGCGCCTGCATGAGCGCATTGGACGCTTACTTCCAGGACAATCAGAATGCCTGGGCCCTACAGGCCGATGGTAGCTACCAGCGTCTGCAGCCAGGCGACGCAGCTCCCTTCCGGGTCCAGCAGCATTTACATCAGCTGGCCGCAGAGACCTTGAGAGAAGCTGAGCGGATGAGACGCACCATTTTCGAACCTCACCAACCCACGGCGCAGCAGATCGACTGA